Proteins from a single region of Oreochromis niloticus isolate F11D_XX linkage group LG7, O_niloticus_UMD_NMBU, whole genome shotgun sequence:
- the LOC100698818 gene encoding solute carrier family 13 member 1, protein MGDRRMLKKLSEALWNYYTLLLIILTPLLLLPLPLVIGTKEAECGFVMLLMAIYWVTEVIPLSMTAMLPAILFPLLGIMSSSNVAKEYFNNFHFLLVGVVCLATSIEKWGLHRRVALRLVTLVGVNPAWLLLGFMSGCAFLSMWVQNTSAVTMVMPIVDAVLQQILKAHEEGYSGEDNPTLELDEINNCTAKNKETQSDSTQPDVPTETFTSVQIPAESQPAADEAAENVPTASCRRRQGRMLCKAMCIGIAYSSSIGGITTLPGTSANLIFSEYLNQVYPDCNSINFGNWLLLCLPISVIMLLLTWFWLYWLFIGSDFKFLWQCRGEQSERERAVKKVLEDEYKKLGAISSQEIFTGVVFVVMILLWLTRSPGFIPGWGSLFPHKSNYITDATVALVLGVLLFFVPAHGPSRKYESMISWKEFQASMPWQVALLVGGGFALAKGAEESGLSLWVARLMTPLGDLPVLATVTIACLIVTTLTEVTSNAATITIFLPILSPLAEAIHVNPLYILIPATLCTSFSFLLPVSNPPNAVVYAYGHITIMDMVKAGLGVNMIGVLALLLAIATWGIPLFSLDTYPEWAPTFNSTTP, encoded by the exons ATGGGAGACAGGAGGATGCTGAAGAAGCTGAGCGAAGCACTGTGGAACTATTACACCCTTCTCCTGATCATCCTCACGCCACTGCTGCTGCTCCCTCTTCCTCTGGTCATCGGAACAAAG GAGGCAGAATGTGGCTTTGTGATGCTGCTGATGGCGATATACTGGGTGACAGAGGTGATTCCACTGTCCATGACCGCCATGCTCCCCGCCATCCTCTTCCCCCTCTTGGGCATCATGTCATCCTCCAAT GTGGCAAAGGAGTATTTTAATAACTTCCACTTCCTGCTTGTGGGTGTTGTCTGCCTCGCCACGTCCATCGAGAAGTGGGGCCTCCACCGCAGAGTCGCCCTGAGGCTCGTCACCTTGGTGGGGGTCAACCCTGCTTG GTTGTTGCTTGGCTTCATGTCCGGCTGTGCCTTCCTCTCAATGTGGGTCCAAAACACATCAgctgttaccatggtgatgcCCATCGTAGATGCTGTTCTCCAACAGATTCTAAAGGCGCATGAAGAGGGATACTCTGGTGAAGACAACCCTACCCTGGAGCTGGACG AAATCAACAACTGtactgcaaaaaataaagaaactcaGAG TGACAGCACACAGCCAGATGTCCCCACAGAAACCTTCACTTCTGTTCAAATACCAGCAGAGTCACAGCCTGCAGCAGACGAG GCTGCAGAAAATGTACCCACGGCCTCCTGCAGGCGTCGGCAGGGCCGGATGCTATGCAAAGCCATGTGCATCGGCATCGCCTACTCCTCCAGCATTGGCGGCATCACAACGCTGCCGGGAACCTCTGCTAACCTCATATTCTCTGAGTACCTCAACCA GGTTTACCCAGACTGCAACAGCATCAATTTTGGGAACTGGCTCCTGTTGTGCCTGCCCATCAGTGTTATCATGCTGCTGCTGACATGGTTCTGGCTGTACTGGCTCTTCATTGGCTCAGA cttcaagttcctgtgGCAGTGTCGGGGAGAGcagtctgagagagagagggcagtGAAAAAGGTGCTGGAAGATGAGTACAAGAAGCTGGGAGCCATTAG TTCTCAGGAGATCTTCACTGGGGTGGTTTTTGTGGTGATGATTTTGTTGTGGTTGACCAGATCTCCAGGTTTTATACCCGGCTGGGGTTCCCTCTTCCCTCA taaATCCAACTACATCACAGATGCCACTGTGGCTCTGGTGCTGGGCGTCCTTCTCTTCTTTGTACCTGCTCACGGACCTTCCAGAAAATATG AGTCCATGATTTCCTGGAAAGAGTTTCAGGCCTCCATGCCGTGGCAAGTTGCCCTGCTGGTTGGTGGAGGCTTTGCACTGGCTAAAGGTGCAGAG gaGTCAGGTCTCTCTTTGTGGGTGGCCAGGCTGATGACACCTCTGGGCGACCTCCCGGTCTTAGCAACAGTCACAATTGCCTGCCTCATTGTCACCACGCTAACAGAAGTGACCAGCAATGCTGCCACTATCACCATCTTCCTCCCCATTCTCTCCCCACTG GCCGAGGCCATACATGTCAACCCTTTGTATATCCTGATCCCCGCCACCCTGTGCACATCCTTCTCCTTCCTCCTGCCAGTGTCCAACCCGCCCAATGCTGTGGTGTATGCCTATGGACACATCACTATCATGGATATG GTGAAGGCGGGGCTTGGCGTCAACATGATCGGAGTCCTCGCCCTCCTGCTGGCCATAGCAACTTGGGGAATTCCTTTGTTCTCGCTGGATACGTACCCTGAGTGGGCACCGACCTTCAACTCCACGACGCCTTGA